The Candidatus Manganitrophaceae bacterium genome has a segment encoding these proteins:
- a CDS encoding Stp1/IreP family PP2C-type Ser/Thr phosphatase yields the protein MKVTAAGLTDVGRVRRSNEDSLGLFPEFNLYVVADGMGGHAAGEVASRIAVQSIQEFFSSPEITEQTAEMKLARAIGYANEKIYEAGEKDSSLSGMGTTVVAVVAHPTETIIGYVGDSRVYLFQEDKTRQLTQDHSLVNEYVRKGLLTAEAAQHHPLKHVISRALGTSPRVDVETLRQASVPRNILLLCSDGLSNKLTLEEINTILTTMNDNLEKACRALVERAKEKGGEDNITVVLIGYQ from the coding sequence ATGAAGGTGACGGCAGCAGGATTAACCGACGTCGGTCGAGTCCGTCGTTCCAACGAGGACAGTCTCGGACTTTTTCCAGAGTTCAATCTTTATGTGGTTGCAGACGGAATGGGGGGACATGCGGCGGGCGAGGTCGCAAGCCGGATTGCCGTCCAGTCGATCCAGGAGTTCTTTTCCTCCCCTGAGATTACCGAGCAGACGGCGGAGATGAAGCTGGCCCGCGCCATCGGGTACGCCAACGAGAAAATCTATGAGGCGGGGGAGAAAGATTCATCCCTCAGTGGGATGGGAACCACCGTCGTGGCGGTCGTCGCCCACCCGACCGAGACCATCATCGGTTACGTCGGCGACAGCCGCGTCTATCTATTTCAGGAGGACAAGACGCGGCAGCTGACGCAGGACCATTCCCTCGTCAATGAATATGTCCGAAAGGGACTTCTTACCGCAGAGGCCGCACAACATCATCCCCTGAAACATGTGATCAGCCGCGCCCTGGGAACCAGCCCCAGGGTCGACGTGGAGACCCTCCGACAGGCATCGGTTCCAAGAAATATTCTCCTCCTCTGCTCGGACGGGTTGAGCAACAAGCTGACCTTGGAAGAGATCAATACCATTCTCACCACAATGAACGACAATCTTGAGAAAGCATGCCGTGCATTGGTGGAGAGGGCGAAAGAAAAGGGAGGCGAAGACAACATTACGGTGGTCTTGATCGGCTATCAGTAA
- a CDS encoding sigma-54-dependent Fis family transcriptional regulator — MKKILIIDDESSVQESFQAFLKKDYSLLFASDGREGIQRFQENQPELVLLDLQMPRLDGMATLKRLREIDEKIPIIMLTATRTIKTAVEAIKAGADDYVTKPFDLEELQWILSKTLANRDLEKEVQSLRTEVSRRYGYENIIGNSRAMQEMFEKVRHVADTKTTVLLLGESGTGKELIAKALHYNSSRSTAPFVAINCAAIPETLLESELFGHERGAFTDAQSRRIGRFEQAHRGTLFLDEIAELSLPCQAKILRALEERKFMRVGGSQLLEADVRLIAATNKNLEEEIQKGSFREDLFYRINVIPIVLPPLRTRKEDIPLLLKHFLEKKSLAHRLPMKSITPSAIEVLIQHDWPGNVREMENMIEQMSALAASDQIDLNDIPAAIRRGSNRAPAAGAIPLGEMTLEQAVERLERQMISQALHQTRQVQTRAAKLLGITRRQLKYKMDALGLTEKYEGGEPEEPQSGIMGDHE; from the coding sequence ATGAAGAAAATCCTCATCATCGATGATGAGAGCAGCGTCCAGGAGTCCTTCCAAGCCTTCTTAAAGAAGGACTACTCCCTTCTTTTTGCGTCGGACGGCCGAGAAGGAATCCAGCGCTTCCAAGAGAATCAACCCGAGCTGGTCCTCCTCGACCTCCAGATGCCGAGGCTGGACGGAATGGCGACGCTGAAGCGGCTGCGAGAGATCGACGAGAAAATCCCGATCATCATGCTGACGGCGACACGGACGATAAAAACGGCGGTCGAGGCGATCAAGGCCGGCGCCGATGACTACGTGACCAAACCGTTCGACCTGGAAGAACTTCAATGGATTCTGTCAAAAACGCTGGCCAATCGCGATCTGGAGAAAGAGGTCCAGTCGCTGAGGACGGAGGTCTCCAGGCGATATGGCTATGAGAATATTATTGGAAACAGCCGCGCCATGCAGGAGATGTTTGAGAAAGTCCGGCACGTCGCCGACACCAAGACGACCGTCCTGTTGCTCGGAGAGAGCGGCACCGGAAAAGAGCTGATCGCAAAAGCGCTCCACTATAACAGCAGCCGGAGCACCGCCCCGTTTGTCGCCATTAACTGCGCCGCCATTCCCGAGACCCTCCTCGAAAGCGAGTTATTCGGTCACGAGCGCGGGGCCTTTACCGATGCACAGTCACGCCGAATCGGGCGGTTCGAACAGGCCCATCGCGGCACCCTCTTTCTTGATGAGATCGCCGAGCTCTCCCTTCCGTGCCAAGCGAAGATCCTCCGTGCCCTGGAGGAGCGGAAATTCATGCGCGTCGGCGGCTCGCAACTCCTGGAGGCCGATGTCCGCCTCATCGCGGCGACGAACAAGAACTTAGAAGAGGAGATTCAAAAAGGATCTTTCCGTGAGGATCTCTTTTACCGAATCAATGTCATTCCCATCGTCCTCCCCCCGCTCCGGACCCGGAAAGAAGACATCCCTCTCCTCCTCAAGCACTTCCTTGAAAAAAAGAGCCTGGCGCATCGTCTCCCGATGAAATCGATCACCCCTTCGGCAATCGAAGTCCTCATTCAACATGATTGGCCGGGAAACGTCCGCGAGATGGAAAACATGATCGAGCAGATGAGCGCCCTGGCCGCTTCCGACCAGATCGACCTGAACGATATCCCGGCTGCAATCCGAAGAGGGTCCAACCGCGCCCCGGCGGCGGGGGCGATCCCTCTGGGTGAGATGACGCTGGAGCAGGCGGTGGAACGGCTCGAGCGGCAGATGATCTCACAGGCGCTTCATCAGACCCGGCAGGTGCAGACCCGCGCCGCCAAATTGCTTGGCATCACCCGCCGCCAGCTAAAATACAAAATGGATGCATTGGGATTAACGGAGAAATACGAAGGAGGGGAACCCGAAGAACCTCAATCGGGGATCATGGGGGATCATGAATGA
- a CDS encoding riboflavin synthase produces MFTGIIEEMGVVTEIDRNLRSMRLTLLATAILEDLELGDSVTLNGVCTTAATRTESGFTVDLSPETARVTTLGGLRVGDPVNLERAMRIMDRIGGHLVSGHVEGIGMIRAREQEENAILLTIEVPPDILKYCIKKGSIAVDGVSLTINTLTDRGVTLSIIPHTAKATTLGLKQVGSQVNLESDLIGKYVERLLSGGVRGPGEKG; encoded by the coding sequence ATGTTTACCGGAATTATTGAAGAGATGGGGGTGGTGACCGAGATCGATCGAAATCTCAGGTCGATGCGGCTCACCCTGTTGGCGACGGCGATCTTAGAGGATCTGGAGCTGGGCGACAGTGTGACACTAAACGGTGTCTGCACGACGGCCGCCACACGGACGGAAAGCGGCTTCACGGTCGACCTCTCTCCGGAGACGGCGCGAGTAACCACTTTGGGAGGTTTGAGGGTGGGAGATCCGGTCAATCTGGAGCGGGCGATGCGTATTATGGACCGGATCGGAGGACATCTTGTCTCGGGCCATGTGGAAGGAATCGGGATGATCCGAGCGCGCGAACAGGAAGAGAATGCCATCCTTCTGACGATTGAGGTCCCGCCGGACATTTTAAAGTATTGCATCAAAAAAGGGTCGATCGCCGTGGATGGGGTGAGCCTTACGATCAATACCCTCACCGACCGCGGGGTGACCCTTTCCATTATTCCCCATACCGCGAAGGCGACGACGTTGGGGCTGAAGCAGGTCGGCAGTCAGGTAAATCTGGAGAGCGATCTGATCGGGAAATATGTCGAGCGGCTTTTAAGCGGCGGTGTCCGAGGTCCGGGAGAGAAGGGCTAA
- the ribD gene encoding bifunctional diaminohydroxyphosphoribosylaminopyrimidine deaminase/5-amino-6-(5-phosphoribosylamino)uracil reductase RibD, producing MSEPEDRKYMRRALRLAERGRGKTAPNPMVGAVVVKNGVILGEGFHPKAGAPHAEVLALAEAGMKAKGATLYTSLEPCCHAGKRTLPCTDAILKSGLRRVVAAMIDPNPAVSGGGLDLLRKKGIDVTEGVLQPEAAQLNEVFIKYITTGRPFVILKAAATLDGRIATAKGASRWITGEAARREVHRLRSEVDAVLVGIGTVLADDPMLTARRPGAKNPVRVVIDPHLKIPVRSRLVTSISDAPTWVVTTGRASAEKARALEKRGVELFRFSQRQGIIPFNLLFERLGAREITSVMIEGGGVVNGMALRAGVVDKVVFYIAPKLLCGDDARSVVSGKAIPNLNDALNLQQMTARKVGEDLRIEGYPRKGERGGDA from the coding sequence ATGTCGGAGCCAGAAGACCGAAAATATATGAGGCGGGCGCTTCGTCTGGCCGAACGAGGCCGCGGCAAAACCGCGCCGAACCCGATGGTCGGCGCGGTGGTCGTCAAAAACGGCGTCATTCTCGGTGAAGGTTTTCACCCGAAAGCGGGCGCGCCGCATGCCGAGGTGTTGGCCCTTGCCGAAGCGGGGATGAAAGCCAAGGGAGCAACCCTCTACACCAGCCTGGAGCCCTGCTGTCACGCCGGAAAGCGCACCCTTCCTTGTACCGATGCGATCTTAAAAAGTGGTCTTCGGCGGGTGGTCGCTGCGATGATCGATCCGAACCCGGCGGTCTCCGGCGGCGGGCTGGATCTCCTCCGAAAAAAGGGAATCGATGTTACCGAAGGGGTGCTGCAACCCGAGGCGGCGCAGCTGAATGAAGTCTTCATCAAGTACATCACCACCGGCCGGCCATTCGTGATCTTGAAGGCGGCGGCCACCCTTGACGGCCGGATCGCCACGGCGAAGGGGGCGTCGCGCTGGATCACCGGGGAGGCGGCCCGACGAGAGGTGCACCGGCTTCGATCGGAGGTCGATGCGGTTTTGGTGGGGATCGGAACGGTGTTGGCCGACGACCCGATGTTGACCGCGCGCCGGCCGGGAGCCAAAAATCCGGTGCGGGTGGTCATCGACCCACATCTGAAGATTCCGGTCCGATCGAGGTTGGTGACATCGATTTCAGACGCGCCGACCTGGGTGGTCACGACGGGGAGGGCCTCCGCCGAAAAAGCAAGGGCGCTGGAAAAGCGCGGGGTCGAGCTGTTCCGTTTTTCTCAAAGGCAAGGAATCATCCCGTTCAATCTTCTCTTCGAGCGGCTCGGAGCACGTGAGATCACGAGTGTAATGATCGAAGGGGGAGGGGTGGTGAATGGGATGGCGCTTCGCGCCGGGGTGGTCGATAAGGTTGTTTTTTACATCGCTCCCAAACTCCTCTGCGGCGATGATGCGCGAAGTGTCGTCTCCGGGAAGGCGATTCCAAATCTCAACGATGCACTCAATCTCCAGCAGATGACTGCTCGGAAGGTAGGAGAAGATCTACGAATTGAAGGTTACCCCCGGAAGGGGGAAAGAGGAGGTGATGCGTGA
- a CDS encoding pyruvate, phosphate dikinase, with product MATKKKFVYFFGDGRADGRGDMKELLGGKGAGLAEMTRLGIPVPAGFTITTEACIAFFDNDKRHPKGLWEEALVALKRVEKLMGARFGDPQSPLLVSVRSGARASMPGMMDTVLNLGLNDQTVVGLIEKTKNERFGYDAYRRFISMFGAVVMGVKREKFEKALEEKKSQLRVRLDTELSADALKELVQTYKKIVLNETGQSFPEDPLDQLRLGINAVFNSWFGQRAMTYRRLNGIPDTWGTAVSVVAMVFGNLGETSGTGVAFTRDPSTGERRFFGEFLFNAQGEDVVAGIRTPLPIGALKQKLPKAYRDLINVYKKLEQHYKDMLDIEFTIQEGKLYMLQTRVGKRTAAAAVKIAVDMAKEKLITKETALLRVDPLQLDQLLHPMIDPKVKVHVIAKGLPASPGAAIGKVVFTAEEAQRMAERHEKVILVRTETSPEDIGGMHAAEGIVTARGGMTSHAAVVARGMGKCCVAGCGALMVDEEKKVFSAGNVTVKEGDYISLNGSTGEVILGQVELIQPELSAAFKTIMGWADDARTLKVRANADTPHDARVARGFGAEGIGLCRTEHMFFEGDRIKAVREMILADTVEGRKRALAKLLPMQKSDFIGIFREMKGLPVTIRLLDPPLHEFLPQTEADLEELSREMGVAVELLRAKNKSLHEFNPMLGHRGCRLGITYPEIYEMQAQAIFEAACELGKEGMKVIPEVMIPLVAHIKELSDMRALCVKIAQEVMARYKKKVEYSIGTMIELPRAVLVADQIAKEAEFFSFGTNDLTQTTFGLSRDDSGRFLPEYIRKGILDQDPFVAVDQEGVGLLMKMGVEKGRSTRAGMKIGICGEHGGEPTSIEFCHRIGLNYVSCSPFRVPIARLAAAQAAIKGKMKTKGKEAGHRATV from the coding sequence ATGGCAACAAAGAAAAAGTTTGTCTATTTTTTCGGCGACGGCCGAGCGGATGGACGGGGGGATATGAAAGAACTCCTCGGCGGGAAAGGGGCCGGTCTGGCGGAGATGACACGGCTCGGTATTCCGGTCCCGGCGGGGTTTACGATTACGACCGAGGCGTGCATCGCGTTTTTTGACAACGACAAGCGCCATCCGAAGGGGCTCTGGGAGGAGGCGCTCGTTGCCCTGAAGCGGGTTGAAAAACTGATGGGGGCCCGGTTCGGCGATCCGCAGAGCCCGCTGCTTGTCTCCGTCCGATCCGGCGCGCGCGCCTCGATGCCGGGGATGATGGACACGGTCTTGAACCTCGGCCTCAATGACCAGACGGTGGTCGGCCTGATCGAGAAGACGAAGAACGAGCGGTTCGGTTATGACGCCTACCGCCGGTTCATCTCGATGTTCGGCGCGGTCGTGATGGGGGTGAAGCGGGAGAAGTTCGAGAAAGCGCTGGAGGAGAAAAAATCGCAGCTCCGCGTCCGGCTCGACACCGAGCTCTCGGCCGACGCCCTGAAAGAGCTGGTGCAGACCTACAAGAAAATCGTCCTGAATGAAACCGGCCAGAGCTTTCCCGAAGACCCGCTCGATCAGCTGCGGCTTGGGATCAACGCCGTTTTCAACTCCTGGTTCGGACAGCGGGCGATGACCTATCGCCGGCTCAACGGCATTCCAGATACCTGGGGGACCGCCGTCAGCGTCGTCGCGATGGTCTTCGGAAATCTGGGGGAGACCTCCGGGACCGGTGTTGCCTTCACGCGCGATCCGTCCACTGGCGAGCGGCGCTTCTTCGGCGAGTTCCTCTTCAATGCCCAGGGGGAGGATGTCGTCGCCGGGATTCGGACGCCGCTGCCGATTGGCGCCTTAAAACAGAAGTTGCCGAAAGCCTATCGCGATCTGATCAACGTCTACAAAAAGCTCGAGCAACATTACAAAGACATGCTCGACATCGAGTTTACGATTCAAGAGGGAAAGCTCTACATGCTCCAGACGCGGGTCGGCAAACGGACCGCAGCGGCGGCGGTCAAGATTGCGGTCGACATGGCGAAGGAGAAGCTGATCACCAAGGAGACGGCGCTGCTCCGCGTCGATCCGCTCCAACTCGACCAGCTTTTACACCCGATGATCGACCCGAAGGTGAAGGTGCATGTCATCGCCAAAGGGCTTCCCGCTTCGCCCGGCGCGGCAATCGGAAAGGTCGTCTTCACCGCCGAGGAGGCGCAGCGGATGGCGGAGCGGCATGAGAAGGTGATCTTGGTCCGGACCGAGACGTCGCCGGAAGACATCGGCGGGATGCATGCGGCGGAGGGGATCGTCACCGCCCGGGGGGGGATGACGTCGCACGCGGCGGTGGTCGCCCGCGGGATGGGGAAGTGCTGCGTGGCCGGCTGCGGCGCGCTCATGGTCGACGAAGAGAAGAAGGTTTTTTCCGCCGGCAACGTCACGGTGAAGGAGGGGGATTATATTTCCCTCAACGGCTCGACCGGCGAGGTCATCTTGGGCCAGGTCGAATTAATCCAGCCGGAGCTTTCCGCCGCTTTCAAAACGATCATGGGATGGGCCGATGACGCTCGGACCCTCAAGGTCCGCGCCAATGCCGATACTCCGCACGATGCCCGCGTGGCGCGCGGCTTCGGCGCGGAGGGAATCGGACTCTGCCGGACCGAACATATGTTCTTCGAGGGAGACCGGATCAAGGCGGTCCGCGAGATGATCCTCGCCGACACGGTCGAAGGGCGAAAACGGGCATTGGCAAAGCTCCTGCCGATGCAGAAGAGCGACTTTATCGGAATCTTCCGGGAGATGAAGGGGCTGCCGGTGACGATTCGTCTCTTGGACCCCCCGCTGCATGAATTTCTCCCGCAGACGGAGGCCGATCTCGAGGAGCTCTCCCGCGAGATGGGGGTGGCGGTCGAGCTCCTTCGGGCGAAGAACAAGAGCCTTCACGAGTTCAACCCGATGCTCGGCCACCGCGGATGCCGCCTCGGGATCACCTATCCGGAGATTTACGAGATGCAGGCGCAGGCGATCTTCGAAGCGGCCTGCGAGCTGGGGAAAGAGGGGATGAAGGTGATTCCGGAGGTGATGATCCCGCTGGTCGCCCACATCAAAGAGCTGTCGGACATGAGGGCGCTCTGCGTCAAAATTGCGCAGGAGGTGATGGCCCGGTATAAAAAGAAGGTGGAGTATTCGATTGGAACGATGATTGAACTGCCGCGGGCAGTCCTGGTGGCCGATCAAATTGCGAAAGAGGCGGAGTTCTTCTCATTCGGCACCAACGATTTGACCCAGACGACCTTCGGTCTCTCACGGGACGATTCCGGCCGGTTTTTGCCGGAGTATATCCGAAAAGGGATTCTCGACCAAGATCCGTTCGTTGCCGTCGATCAGGAGGGGGTCGGGCTTCTGATGAAGATGGGGGTAGAGAAGGGGCGTTCGACCCGCGCCGGGATGAAGATCGGAATCTGCGGCGAACATGGGGGCGAGCCGACCTCGATCGAGTTCTGCCATCGGATCGGCTTGAATTATGTCAGCTGTTCTCCGTTCCGTGTGCCGATCGCGCGGCTCGCGGCGGCGCAGGCGGCGATCAAAGGAAAGATGAAGACCAAGGGGAAAGAGGCCGGCCACCGCGCCACGGTCTGA